One segment of Marinobacter sediminum DNA contains the following:
- a CDS encoding ABC transporter ATP-binding protein — MTIEARNISFRYGDKPVLKEVSFSLTSGQFHALLGPNGAGKSTLFGLLTRLLALQQGDILMAGQSLANQPAEAMRRIGVVFQQNALDLDLTVRQNLMYHGALHGLSRRETRARGDRELERFGLLDRANDAVRKLNGGHRRRVEIARALLHQPSLLLLDEPTVGLDVASRKALSDHVRTLCEEDGLTVLWATHLIEEVRQEDRVLILHQGQLLADGSGRAICEAEGTRDLAETFESLTGAAS, encoded by the coding sequence ATGACGATAGAAGCCCGCAACATCAGCTTTCGCTATGGCGACAAGCCCGTGCTCAAGGAAGTCAGTTTTAGCCTGACCTCCGGTCAATTCCATGCCCTGCTGGGTCCCAATGGCGCGGGCAAATCCACCCTGTTTGGCTTGCTGACCCGGCTGCTGGCATTGCAGCAGGGTGACATCCTGATGGCCGGGCAGTCCCTGGCAAACCAACCGGCCGAGGCCATGCGACGGATTGGCGTCGTATTCCAGCAAAATGCTCTGGACCTGGACCTTACGGTGCGACAGAACCTGATGTATCACGGTGCGCTGCATGGGTTGTCGCGCAGGGAAACCCGTGCCCGGGGTGATCGTGAGCTGGAGCGTTTTGGTTTGCTCGACCGGGCCAACGATGCGGTGCGCAAGCTCAATGGCGGCCATCGCCGCCGGGTGGAAATCGCCCGCGCCCTGCTGCACCAGCCCTCGCTGTTGTTGCTGGATGAGCCGACTGTCGGCCTGGATGTGGCCAGCCGGAAGGCACTCAGCGATCATGTGCGCACGCTCTGTGAGGAGGACGGCCTGACCGTGCTCTGGGCGACCCACCTGATTGAAGAGGTCCGCCAGGAGGACAGGGTGCTGATTCTGCATCAGGGCCAGTTATTGGCCGATGGTTCCGGCCGGGCAATCTGCGAAGCCGAAGGTACCCGGGATCTGGCAGAAACCTTCGAATCCCTGACCGGAGCAGCGTCATGA